A genome region from Sphingobacteriaceae bacterium GW460-11-11-14-LB5 includes the following:
- a CDS encoding glucose/galactose MFS transporter: protein MQQTTKSGQTQGPKPLIIICALFFIFGFVTWANGTLIPFFKLSFGLSNLQAFFVTFASYMAYFFLALPSSWILKKVGFKNGIVLGLVILGLGSLIFIPAAQTRTFGLFLTGIFVQGAALALLQTASNPYLTIIGPIESAAKRISIAGICNKFAGMIVPLIMGSLFLKNASEVEKQIKAATGAVHEQLLNDVLGRVNMPYIVLAIVFCLFAIFIKFTNLPEVEVEEDVIDESKGEVVKHKSIFQFPHLFLGALCIFVYVGAEVMAGDIIGIYGRELGISPEISGKLTSITLFSMLIGYIIGIVTIPKYISQQKALRICAILGIIFTILSFVISSWFAVIFVALLGLANSLMWPAIFPLGISHLGKFTKIGSAIMIMGIAGGALMPLLYAFLNEKLHVNFQLAYLLTVLPCYLYILYFAIKGHKAGLNLK from the coding sequence ATGCAACAAACAACAAAATCAGGTCAAACACAAGGGCCAAAACCGCTTATTATCATTTGCGCGCTATTCTTTATTTTTGGCTTTGTAACCTGGGCAAACGGAACCTTAATTCCTTTCTTTAAATTATCTTTCGGACTATCAAACTTACAGGCATTCTTTGTAACCTTTGCCTCATATATGGCTTACTTCTTTTTAGCGTTGCCATCATCGTGGATACTAAAGAAAGTTGGTTTTAAAAATGGAATTGTTTTAGGCTTGGTAATTTTAGGCCTGGGTTCATTAATATTTATACCTGCAGCCCAAACCAGAACCTTTGGTTTGTTTTTAACCGGAATTTTTGTTCAGGGTGCCGCTTTAGCTTTATTACAAACTGCATCAAATCCTTATTTAACCATTATCGGCCCAATAGAAAGTGCAGCAAAACGGATCAGTATTGCGGGTATCTGTAATAAATTTGCCGGAATGATTGTGCCTTTGATTATGGGTAGTTTGTTTTTGAAAAATGCTTCAGAAGTAGAGAAACAAATCAAAGCAGCTACAGGCGCGGTTCACGAGCAGTTATTAAATGATGTTTTAGGCCGTGTAAATATGCCCTACATTGTTTTAGCTATCGTTTTCTGCCTTTTTGCTATTTTCATTAAATTCACTAACCTGCCAGAAGTTGAAGTGGAAGAAGATGTAATCGACGAAAGCAAAGGAGAAGTGGTAAAACATAAAAGCATTTTTCAGTTCCCACACTTATTCCTGGGTGCACTTTGTATTTTTGTATATGTAGGTGCAGAGGTGATGGCTGGTGATATTATTGGTATTTACGGACGCGAGTTAGGCATTAGTCCGGAGATAAGCGGGAAATTAACCTCTATTACGCTTTTTAGTATGTTAATCGGTTATATTATAGGTATTGTTACCATTCCGAAATACATCTCTCAACAAAAAGCACTTAGAATTTGTGCGATTTTAGGTATCATTTTTACCATTTTATCTTTTGTAATCTCTAGCTGGTTTGCTGTAATTTTTGTAGCCTTACTGGGTTTAGCCAATTCATTAATGTGGCCGGCAATTTTCCCGCTAGGTATTAGCCACTTAGGTAAATTTACCAAAATCGGTTCAGCTATTATGATTATGGGTATTGCAGGTGGTGCTTTAATGCCATTATTGTACGCCTTTTTGAACGAAAAATTACATGTTAACTTTCAGTTAGCTTACCTTTTAACGGTATTACCTTGTTACTTATACATTCTGTATTTTGCGATAAAAGGCCACAAAGCTGGATTGAATTTAAAATAA
- a CDS encoding histidinol phosphate phosphatase → MNKAIFLDRDGVLNHEIYDYICRVEDFKILDYQIPVLKKLFDEGYLLIVITNQGGIALKRYTEQELAIMHQMLRNAFVAKGADIAGFYYCPHHPTVGGECKCRKPASGMILDAIDMYDIDPAQSVMIGDKPRDVEAANGAGVKGILIEPDEQISYEKIKEVLSRESLV, encoded by the coding sequence ATGAATAAAGCTATTTTCCTAGATCGTGACGGTGTACTCAATCACGAAATATATGATTACATCTGCCGTGTTGAAGATTTTAAAATCCTGGATTACCAGATTCCGGTATTAAAAAAACTATTCGATGAAGGTTATCTTTTAATCGTCATTACCAATCAGGGTGGCATTGCCTTAAAGCGTTATACCGAGCAGGAGCTGGCCATTATGCACCAGATGCTTCGCAATGCTTTTGTGGCTAAAGGAGCTGATATTGCTGGTTTCTATTATTGCCCGCATCATCCAACTGTTGGCGGAGAATGCAAATGCAGAAAGCCTGCTTCGGGAATGATTTTAGACGCCATTGATATGTACGATATTGACCCGGCACAATCGGTCATGATCGGCGATAAACCAAGAGATGTGGAAGCTGCAAACGGGGCAGGGGTGAAAGGCATTCTAATCGAACCCGATGAGCAGATTAGTTATGAAAAGATTAAAGAAGTCCTCAGTCGTGAGTCTTTAGTCTAA
- a CDS encoding fructose-6-phosphate aldolase: MKFFIDTANLDQIKEAQDLGILDGVTTNPSLMAKEGITGDENVINHYKAICDIVDDNVSAEVISTTFDEIVKEGEALAALNPKIVVKVPMIKDGVKAIKYFSSKGIKTNCTLIFSAGQALLAAKAGATYVSPFLGRLDDISSDGLVLIEDIRTIFDNYGYETQILAASIRGPLHIVNCAKLGADVITAPLAAIVGLLKHPLTDSGLATFLADHAKAAGK, encoded by the coding sequence ATGAAATTTTTTATTGACACCGCAAATCTTGATCAAATCAAAGAGGCGCAAGATCTTGGCATTTTAGATGGCGTAACCACCAACCCTAGCTTAATGGCTAAAGAAGGTATTACCGGCGATGAAAATGTAATTAACCATTATAAAGCGATTTGCGATATTGTTGATGATAACGTAAGTGCTGAAGTTATTTCTACTACTTTTGATGAAATTGTTAAAGAAGGTGAAGCTTTAGCAGCTTTAAACCCGAAAATTGTCGTTAAAGTTCCGATGATTAAAGATGGTGTTAAAGCCATTAAATATTTCTCTTCAAAAGGAATTAAAACCAATTGTACTTTAATTTTCTCTGCCGGACAAGCGTTATTAGCAGCTAAAGCCGGAGCTACTTATGTTTCTCCGTTTTTAGGCCGTTTAGATGATATTTCTAGCGATGGTTTGGTTTTAATCGAAGATATCAGAACTATTTTTGATAACTACGGTTACGAAACTCAGATTTTAGCAGCATCAATCCGCGGACCATTACACATTGTAAACTGTGCTAAATTAGGTGCTGATGTAATTACCGCACCATTGGCTGCAATTGTTGGTTTATTAAAACACCCATTAACCGATAGCGGTTTAGCTACATTTTTAGCTGACCACGCTAAAGCAGCTGGGAAATAG
- a CDS encoding glutamate synthase large subunit, giving the protein MEPNSGLYDAQFEHDACGIGFVAHVKGRKSHQIISDALTILENLDHRGACGAEPNTGDGAGIMIQIPHEFFYDECLKAGFSLPETNNYGVGMLFMPKDIRSREECRELIYRAAEKLGLEILGFRKVDVDTTDIGNMALSVEPEIEQVFIARPYAVAPGADFERKLYIFKNYLIKLIVNTVHGGKDFYIVSLSAQTIIYKGQLTSLQVRTYFTDLTDKRMVSALGLVHSRFATNTFPSWRLAQPFRFIAHNGEINTLQGNLNWFRAGVKSFASAYFTPEELDMLLPVIDETNSDSGCLDNVIELLLHSGRTLPHVLMMLVPEAWDGNEDMDPVKRAFYEFHATLMEPWDGPAAIAFTDGKLIGATLDRNGLRPSRYAITSDDRVIMGSEAGALAIDQSTVIEKGRLTPGKMFVVDMEQGRIISDNEIKEEVCGKSPYADWINRYQIRLEELPEPRVMFTGLSTESIFKYQQVFGYSREDVDLLLKPMAIEGKEPIGSMGTDTPLAILSKRPQHLSSYFKQLFAQVTNPPIDPIREKVVMSLASFMGSMGNLLEETPKQAHCVAIKHPILTNQELEKLRSIDTGVFQAKTLQTYFRADGKPGAMAKALDRLCRYAVDAVEDGFQVIVLTDRAIDSEHAAMPSLLAVSAVHHHLIRKGYRGAVGIVIEAGDIWEVHHFATLLGFGVTAINPYLALETINEFKEESGLSTEQLTKNYIYAVNSGLLKIFSKMGISTLQSYQGAQIFEILGLNKQVVNTYFTGAVSRIGGLGLDEIAKETLIKHHRSFGPLTQTENLLPAGGTYKFRRKGEAHLFNPQTIHLLQNATRKNDYNIFKQYSKLVNEQTQQAYTIRGLFEFNYSRPSVPLNEVESTEAILKRFATGAMSFGSISHEAHSTLAIAMNRIGGKSNTGEGGEDEMRYTKLPNGDSMRSAIKQVASARFGVTSYYLTNADELQIKMAQGAKPGEGGQLPGHKVDDWIAKVRHSTPGVGLISPPPHHDIYSIEDLAQLIFDLKNANRAARINVKLVSKAGVGTIAAGVAKAHADVILVSGFDGGTGASPLTSIQHAGLPWELGLAEAHQTLVKNKLRNRIVLQTDGQLKTGRDIAIAALLGAEEWGVATAALVTSGCIMMRKCHLNTCPVGVATQDPELRKLFTGDADHVVNLFYFLAEELREIMAELGFRTIHEMIGQADILKVRELPAEDWKLKHLDLSAILYKAEENGLPLFNTEGQDHGLDQVLDHKLIAAAQPAIDHNEPVFASFDVKNTDRALGTMLSNEISKVHLGAGLPPDTINFKFVGSAGQSFGAFNTRGVTLSLEGEANDYVGKGLSGARLAIYPFSNSTFIPEQNIIIGNVALYGATSGELFARGKAGERFAVRNSGATAVVEGVGDHGCEYMTGGEVLILGDTGSNFAAGMSGGVAWIYDANGTFARKCNKEMVDLDPLQAEDEERILALLKTHIRLTDSRVAEFILSDWKTQSAHFVKVFPKEYKAVLSKRNQQVKTH; this is encoded by the coding sequence ATGGAACCAAACAGTGGATTGTACGATGCGCAATTTGAACACGATGCCTGCGGTATTGGGTTCGTTGCACATGTGAAAGGGCGAAAATCGCATCAAATCATCTCTGATGCACTTACTATTTTAGAGAATCTAGATCATAGGGGGGCATGTGGAGCAGAACCGAATACAGGCGATGGTGCAGGTATTATGATTCAGATTCCTCACGAATTTTTTTATGACGAATGTTTAAAAGCTGGCTTTAGCCTACCTGAAACCAATAATTATGGTGTAGGTATGTTATTTATGCCAAAGGATATCAGATCGAGAGAAGAGTGCAGAGAATTGATTTACCGTGCCGCCGAAAAATTAGGCCTTGAAATTTTAGGTTTTAGAAAAGTTGATGTTGATACAACAGATATTGGCAATATGGCCCTTTCTGTTGAACCAGAAATTGAGCAGGTATTTATTGCCCGCCCTTATGCAGTAGCACCTGGGGCTGATTTCGAACGTAAGCTTTATATTTTTAAAAATTACCTGATTAAACTGATCGTAAACACCGTTCATGGTGGTAAAGATTTTTATATCGTTTCGCTTTCTGCGCAAACCATTATATATAAAGGTCAGCTTACTTCATTACAGGTACGTACCTATTTTACCGATCTAACCGATAAGCGCATGGTTTCTGCTTTAGGTTTAGTTCACTCTCGTTTTGCGACCAATACTTTCCCTTCGTGGAGGCTGGCGCAACCATTCCGCTTTATTGCACACAATGGTGAGATCAATACTTTACAAGGAAATTTAAACTGGTTTAGGGCAGGCGTGAAGTCTTTTGCTTCTGCTTATTTTACACCAGAAGAATTAGATATGTTGTTGCCTGTAATCGATGAAACCAATTCAGATTCAGGCTGTTTAGATAATGTTATTGAATTGTTACTTCACTCTGGAAGAACCCTGCCTCATGTATTAATGATGTTGGTGCCGGAGGCCTGGGATGGTAACGAAGATATGGATCCGGTTAAAAGGGCATTCTACGAATTCCATGCTACTTTAATGGAGCCATGGGATGGACCTGCAGCAATTGCTTTTACCGATGGTAAATTAATTGGTGCTACTTTAGATCGTAATGGTCTTCGTCCTTCCCGTTATGCCATTACTTCTGATGACCGTGTAATTATGGGCTCTGAGGCTGGTGCATTGGCTATCGATCAAAGTACCGTAATCGAAAAAGGTCGTTTAACGCCTGGCAAAATGTTCGTCGTAGACATGGAGCAAGGCAGAATTATCAGTGATAACGAAATTAAAGAAGAAGTTTGCGGTAAAAGTCCTTATGCCGATTGGATTAATCGATATCAAATCCGTTTAGAGGAATTACCTGAGCCACGTGTAATGTTCACTGGTTTATCAACTGAATCTATTTTTAAATATCAGCAGGTTTTTGGTTACAGCAGGGAAGATGTTGATCTTTTGCTTAAACCAATGGCCATTGAAGGTAAAGAACCAATCGGTTCTATGGGTACCGATACTCCATTGGCTATTCTATCCAAACGCCCTCAGCATTTATCTTCTTATTTCAAACAGTTATTTGCACAGGTAACCAACCCGCCAATAGATCCGATCAGGGAGAAAGTGGTGATGAGTTTGGCCAGTTTTATGGGAAGCATGGGTAACTTGCTGGAAGAAACCCCAAAACAAGCACATTGTGTAGCCATTAAACATCCAATTTTAACCAATCAGGAGTTAGAGAAATTAAGAAGCATCGATACCGGTGTTTTCCAGGCGAAAACTTTACAGACTTATTTCAGGGCTGATGGCAAACCAGGCGCTATGGCGAAAGCTTTAGACCGTTTGTGCCGTTATGCCGTTGATGCGGTCGAAGATGGTTTCCAGGTAATTGTATTAACCGATAGGGCTATCGACTCTGAACATGCTGCAATGCCTTCTTTATTGGCCGTTTCAGCAGTACACCATCACTTAATCCGCAAAGGATACCGTGGTGCTGTAGGTATTGTAATTGAGGCGGGTGATATCTGGGAAGTTCATCATTTTGCTACTTTGTTAGGCTTTGGTGTAACAGCCATTAACCCTTATCTGGCATTAGAAACCATTAACGAGTTCAAGGAAGAATCTGGTTTATCAACAGAACAGCTTACTAAAAACTATATCTACGCGGTTAATAGTGGTTTACTTAAAATTTTCTCTAAAATGGGCATCTCCACCTTGCAATCATATCAGGGTGCGCAGATTTTCGAGATTTTAGGTTTAAATAAACAAGTGGTAAATACTTATTTCACTGGTGCAGTTTCACGTATCGGTGGCTTAGGATTGGATGAAATTGCGAAAGAAACCTTAATTAAACATCACCGCAGTTTTGGTCCGCTAACACAGACCGAAAACTTGTTGCCGGCAGGTGGAACTTATAAATTCCGTCGTAAAGGTGAAGCGCATTTATTTAATCCGCAAACCATTCACTTGTTGCAAAACGCAACCCGTAAAAACGATTACAATATTTTCAAGCAATACTCTAAATTGGTAAATGAGCAAACACAACAAGCTTATACCATCCGTGGATTGTTCGAATTTAACTATAGCCGCCCATCAGTACCTTTAAATGAGGTAGAATCTACCGAAGCAATCTTAAAAAGATTTGCAACAGGCGCGATGTCTTTCGGTTCAATTTCGCACGAGGCGCACTCTACTTTAGCCATTGCCATGAACCGTATCGGTGGAAAAAGCAATACCGGAGAGGGTGGTGAAGATGAAATGCGTTATACTAAATTGCCAAATGGCGATAGCATGCGCTCGGCCATTAAACAAGTGGCTTCTGCACGTTTCGGTGTAACCAGTTACTACTTAACCAATGCCGACGAGTTACAGATTAAAATGGCCCAGGGTGCTAAACCAGGAGAAGGTGGTCAATTACCAGGGCACAAAGTGGATGATTGGATTGCAAAAGTTCGTCACTCTACCCCGGGAGTTGGTTTAATTTCTCCTCCGCCTCACCACGATATTTATTCGATTGAAGATTTAGCCCAGCTAATTTTCGATTTGAAAAATGCCAACCGTGCTGCCAGAATCAATGTGAAACTGGTTTCAAAAGCTGGTGTAGGTACTATTGCAGCGGGTGTTGCTAAAGCACATGCCGATGTCATTCTGGTATCTGGTTTTGATGGCGGAACAGGCGCTTCTCCTTTAACTTCTATCCAGCACGCTGGTTTACCATGGGAGTTAGGCTTGGCAGAAGCACACCAAACTTTAGTTAAAAATAAACTGCGTAACCGTATTGTGTTACAAACAGATGGTCAGCTTAAAACCGGTAGAGATATCGCTATTGCAGCCTTATTAGGTGCTGAAGAATGGGGTGTTGCCACAGCAGCCCTGGTTACTTCAGGATGTATTATGATGCGTAAGTGCCACTTAAATACTTGTCCGGTTGGCGTAGCTACACAAGATCCGGAATTAAGAAAACTATTTACTGGTGATGCAGACCACGTAGTGAACTTATTTTATTTCCTTGCGGAAGAATTACGTGAGATTATGGCTGAATTAGGTTTCAGAACCATCCACGAAATGATTGGTCAGGCTGATATTTTGAAAGTACGCGAATTACCTGCTGAAGACTGGAAACTGAAACACCTTGATTTATCAGCTATTTTATACAAAGCTGAAGAAAATGGTTTGCCTTTATTTAATACTGAAGGTCAGGATCATGGTTTAGATCAGGTTTTAGATCATAAGTTAATTGCTGCAGCACAACCTGCCATCGATCATAACGAGCCGGTATTTGCCAGCTTCGATGTGAAAAATACCGACCGTGCGCTGGGTACCATGTTATCGAATGAAATCTCGAAAGTTCATTTAGGTGCTGGTCTACCTCCGGATACGATCAACTTTAAATTTGTAGGTTCGGCCGGACAGAGTTTCGGTGCATTCAATACCCGTGGGGTAACCTTATCACTGGAAGGTGAAGCGAACGATTACGTAGGTAAAGGATTATCGGGTGCCAGATTAGCCATTTATCCTTTCTCAAACTCAACCTTTATCCCTGAACAAAATATCATTATCGGTAACGTAGCCCTTTACGGTGCCACTTCTGGTGAGTTATTTGCCCGTGGTAAAGCAGGCGAACGTTTCGCCGTGCGTAACTCTGGTGCAACAGCCGTTGTTGAAGGAGTGGGTGATCACGGTTGTGAATACATGACCGGTGGTGAAGTGCTGATTCTTGGTGATACCGGAAGTAATTTCGCTGCTGGTATGAGTGGTGGTGTGGCCTGGATTTATGATGCCAACGGAACTTTTGCACGCAAATGCAACAAGGAAATGGTTGATTTAGATCCGCTGCAAGCTGAAGATGAAGAGCGTATTTTAGCTTTACTTAAAACGCATATCCGCTTAACGGACAGTAGAGTAGCTGAGTTTATCTTAAGCGATTGGAAAACTCAATCTGCTCATTTCGTAAAAGTATTCCCTAAAGAATACAAAGCAGTTTTAAGCAAACGTAATCAACAAGTAAAAACACACTAG
- the gltD gene encoding glutamate synthase (glutamate synthase is composed of subunits alpha and beta; beta subunit is a flavin adenine dinucleotide-NADPH dependent oxidoreductase; provides electrons to the alpha subunit, which binds L-glutamine and 2-oxoglutarate and forms L-glutamate) has protein sequence MGKVTGFQEYDRVAPTREEAATRVKHYGEFLNDLPSQELNNQAARCMDCGVPFCQSGCPLGNVIPEFNDAVYQGKWELAANILLSTNNFPEFTGRICPAPCESACVLGINRPPVSIEEIEKHIIEIAFEKGFIKAKAPLIRTGKKVAVIGSGPAGLAAAAQLNKVGHEVTVFERDDAPGGLLRYGIPDFKLQKNVVDRRIDLMKEEGIIFKCNANVGENVEIGTLLRDFNAIVLAGGSTIPRDLPIDGRSAKGVHFAMDFLKQQNKRVASRAVEAEDIMATGKNVIVIGGGDTGSDCIGTSNRHGAKSVTQFEIMPMPPQARNEHMPWPNYPMLLKNTSSHEEGAQRAWSVNTKNFIADEKGNLKALKVVDVEWEIDANGRPVTFKEVAGTERDLPCELVLLAMGFLHPQKEGLIEKLGVELDNRGNVKASEHTYQTNIAKIFAAGDVRRGQSLVVWAISEGREAARKVDEYLMGTTKLASKDAVAYA, from the coding sequence ATGGGAAAAGTAACAGGATTTCAAGAATACGATAGAGTTGCGCCCACCAGAGAAGAGGCTGCAACACGTGTAAAACACTACGGTGAATTTTTAAATGATTTACCTTCACAAGAATTAAACAATCAGGCTGCCCGTTGTATGGATTGCGGCGTACCTTTCTGCCAGTCAGGCTGCCCATTGGGTAACGTGATACCAGAATTTAACGACGCTGTTTATCAAGGCAAATGGGAATTAGCGGCCAATATTTTATTAAGCACCAACAACTTTCCTGAATTTACAGGTAGAATTTGCCCTGCACCATGCGAATCAGCATGTGTATTAGGTATTAACCGCCCGCCGGTTTCTATCGAGGAAATTGAGAAACACATCATCGAAATCGCTTTCGAAAAAGGATTTATCAAAGCAAAAGCACCATTAATCAGAACCGGTAAAAAAGTTGCTGTAATTGGTTCAGGTCCTGCAGGATTAGCTGCCGCTGCCCAGTTAAATAAAGTCGGACATGAAGTGACTGTTTTCGAACGTGACGATGCTCCAGGCGGTTTATTGAGATACGGTATTCCTGATTTTAAACTACAGAAAAATGTAGTGGATCGCCGTATCGATTTAATGAAAGAAGAAGGTATTATTTTTAAATGTAATGCCAACGTAGGCGAGAATGTTGAAATAGGTACTTTATTGCGCGATTTCAACGCCATTGTATTGGCTGGTGGTTCAACTATTCCACGCGATTTGCCAATTGATGGCCGTTCGGCTAAAGGTGTTCATTTTGCAATGGATTTCCTGAAACAACAAAATAAACGTGTGGCAAGCAGAGCTGTTGAAGCAGAAGATATTATGGCTACCGGTAAAAATGTAATCGTAATTGGTGGTGGTGATACCGGATCTGACTGTATTGGTACTTCGAACCGTCATGGTGCGAAGTCTGTGACGCAATTCGAGATTATGCCGATGCCGCCACAGGCACGTAACGAGCATATGCCCTGGCCAAATTATCCAATGTTGCTAAAAAATACCTCTTCTCACGAAGAAGGTGCACAAAGGGCCTGGTCAGTAAATACAAAAAACTTTATTGCTGATGAAAAAGGAAACCTTAAAGCCTTAAAAGTAGTCGATGTAGAATGGGAAATTGATGCAAACGGACGCCCGGTTACTTTTAAAGAAGTGGCAGGTACAGAAAGAGATCTTCCATGCGAACTGGTGCTTTTAGCAATGGGTTTCTTACATCCTCAAAAAGAAGGTTTAATTGAGAAATTAGGCGTAGAGTTAGATAACCGCGGAAACGTAAAGGCATCTGAACACACCTATCAAACCAATATTGCCAAGATTTTTGCCGCAGGTGACGTTCGCCGCGGACAATCATTAGTAGTTTGGGCTATTTCAGAAGGTAGGGAAGCTGCCCGCAAGGTAGACGAATACTTAATGGGAACAACTAAACTGGCATCGAAAGATGCCGTTGCATACGCTTAG
- a CDS encoding metallophosphoesterase — protein sequence MRKFLQRLLSTWIIRMSNKFGSRPNRKRIHAALNKLYKTINASPGKRGLIFDVTDTDKFIILSDQHKGARDYADDFTLAEKNYLKALEYYNQQDFHYINLGDSEELWENLLESVIKHNKETFEAEKAFISKNHFTKIFGNHDLYWDNDPLAGFNLNRIYGTKIRIYEGAILRMPLGESKLDIFLTHGHQGDLQSDGNWFSKWFVSTVWAPLQSYLQINPNTPAYSNQLKTAHNALMYNWVAAKKNMALITGHTHQPVFASLTHLERIYIKLNKAKREKNTEDLALLNAELHKVIKERAKTPRIGKYKPGYFNSGCCCFSDGDMTGIEIENGFIRLIKWSYHRNAIPERILLEEMKISELADLNLFNG from the coding sequence ATGCGGAAATTCTTACAACGTTTACTCAGTACCTGGATTATTCGCATGTCGAATAAGTTTGGTTCAAGGCCTAACCGTAAACGCATCCACGCTGCTTTAAATAAACTGTACAAAACCATCAATGCATCACCTGGGAAACGGGGACTTATTTTTGATGTTACCGATACAGATAAATTTATCATTTTATCGGATCAGCATAAAGGTGCCCGCGATTATGCCGATGATTTCACCTTAGCTGAAAAGAATTACCTTAAGGCACTCGAATACTACAATCAACAGGATTTCCATTATATCAATTTGGGCGATAGCGAGGAACTTTGGGAGAATTTACTCGAATCTGTAATCAAGCACAATAAGGAAACTTTCGAAGCAGAAAAAGCTTTTATCTCAAAAAATCACTTCACTAAAATATTCGGCAACCATGATTTATATTGGGATAATGATCCTTTAGCGGGATTTAACCTCAATAGAATTTACGGGACCAAAATCAGAATTTATGAAGGGGCAATTTTAAGAATGCCGCTTGGAGAAAGTAAACTTGATATTTTCTTAACCCACGGACATCAGGGCGATTTACAGAGTGATGGTAACTGGTTTAGCAAATGGTTTGTGAGTACGGTTTGGGCACCACTGCAATCGTATCTTCAAATTAATCCGAATACACCAGCGTACAGCAATCAACTTAAAACCGCACACAATGCACTAATGTACAACTGGGTAGCTGCAAAAAAGAATATGGCTTTAATTACCGGGCATACACACCAGCCGGTTTTCGCCTCATTAACACATCTGGAACGCATTTATATCAAACTGAATAAAGCCAAACGAGAAAAGAACACCGAAGATCTTGCGCTTTTAAATGCAGAACTTCATAAAGTGATAAAAGAAAGAGCCAAAACACCACGTATTGGCAAATATAAACCAGGCTACTTTAACAGCGGATGCTGTTGTTTTAGTGATGGCGATATGACAGGTATAGAAATCGAAAATGGCTTTATAAGATTAATAAAATGGTCGTACCACAGAAATGCGATTCCTGAAAGAATTTTGCTTGAAGAAATGAAAATCAGCGAATTAGCAGATTTAAACCTATTTAATGGGTAA